One genomic window of Psychrobacter cibarius includes the following:
- a CDS encoding GDYXXLXY domain-containing protein: protein MKNKILTKRLIDDTSPSTHWLKKRAVTITIALLGLALILVVMTMNIIKYETHLTTGKTVLLALAPVDPRGFMQGDYMVLSYALERDIFDAMRPKHPHSTQDELGSELDIELDEFDTDFRIYEPSDGYVIVKIDDNNVGHFVRLADSNSREGLTKSELPIYYRLRNGSVQLATNAFFFQEGHAEAFEAAEYGLFRVNDKGDPLLTEMVDGDFTVIVGDMSQEDKASQ from the coding sequence ATGAAAAATAAAATTTTGACTAAGCGCTTGATTGATGACACGTCACCATCCACGCATTGGCTAAAAAAACGAGCCGTTACGATTACGATTGCCCTACTGGGGTTAGCACTGATATTGGTCGTAATGACGATGAATATCATCAAATACGAAACCCATCTCACCACTGGCAAAACGGTATTATTAGCACTTGCACCCGTTGATCCACGTGGTTTTATGCAAGGCGATTATATGGTGTTAAGCTATGCACTGGAGCGCGATATTTTTGATGCCATGCGACCAAAGCACCCTCATTCAACACAAGACGAATTAGGCTCAGAACTAGATATAGAATTAGACGAGTTTGATACAGATTTTCGTATTTATGAGCCAAGCGACGGTTATGTCATTGTGAAAATCGATGACAATAATGTGGGGCATTTTGTCCGCTTAGCAGATAGTAATAGTCGTGAAGGTTTAACTAAAAGTGAGCTGCCCATTTATTACCGCCTCCGTAACGGCAGTGTGCAATTGGCGACCAATGCGTTCTTCTTTCAAGAAGGTCATGCTGAGGCGTTTGAAGCGGCTGAATATGGTCTGTTTCGCGTCAATGACAAAGGCGATCCATTACTCACAGAGATGGTAGACGGTGATTTTACAGTCATCGTCGGCGACATGAGCCAAGAGGATAAAGCCTCTCAGTAG